Proteins from a genomic interval of Deinococcus detaillensis:
- a CDS encoding MFS transporter, protein MTRTAPATASSATPLKDQEGAAPEASIRLTLLLLSALTIMAGATIAPALPAMQDHFASQPNVQLLVKLALTIVGLAIALSAPLSGVLADRYGRRPVLIGSLLLYALGGASGLMVSSLGMLLVGRVVLGLAVAGTMTASGALINDFFSGPARGQFLSQQAAFSSFGGAVLLPLGGVLACAVWHLFGGALLVAVGLQVAWGRAQATSQP, encoded by the coding sequence GTGACCCGAACCGCTCCCGCCACCGCTTCCTCTGCTACGCCGCTCAAAGACCAAGAGGGCGCAGCGCCAGAGGCTTCAATCCGCCTGACCTTGCTGCTGCTCTCGGCGCTGACCATCATGGCGGGAGCCACCATCGCGCCCGCGCTGCCAGCGATGCAAGATCACTTCGCCTCGCAGCCCAATGTCCAATTGCTCGTCAAACTGGCGCTGACGATCGTGGGCCTGGCGATTGCGCTGAGCGCTCCACTCAGCGGCGTGTTGGCAGACCGTTACGGACGGCGGCCCGTGCTGATCGGCTCGCTGCTCCTGTACGCCCTCGGCGGAGCCAGCGGCCTGATGGTCAGCTCGCTGGGAATGCTCTTGGTGGGGCGCGTCGTTTTGGGCCTCGCCGTCGCGGGCACCATGACCGCCAGCGGAGCGCTGATCAACGACTTCTTCAGCGGCCCAGCACGCGGCCAGTTTCTGAGTCAGCAAGCGGCCTTCAGCAGTTTCGGCGGCGCGGTGCTGCTGCCGCTCGGCGGGGTGCTGGCGTGCGCCGTTTGGCATTTATTTGGTGGCGCTCTGCTTGTTGCCGTTGGTCTTCAAGTTGCCTGGGGGCGTGCCCAAGCCACATCGCAGCCTTGA
- a CDS encoding MFS transporter: MPKPHRSLDLGEKPRWAAIGLVYALALAYMVVFYLMPAQGPFLMKSLGAAPASTGLLLGTFTLVAAVTSLLYSRFSGRFDPRRAAALGFLLLAAGWSVVTQAHSIAALLPALVLGGLGGGLVLPNLYTWLADITPAAWRGRIVAGMSSAVFLGQFLSPLLLAAPDTHPAQGFVWGSLAIAFVGAALLALSFTGSKLKAPNQAA, from the coding sequence GTGCCCAAGCCACATCGCAGCCTTGACCTCGGTGAAAAGCCGCGCTGGGCCGCCATCGGCTTGGTTTACGCTTTGGCGCTGGCTTACATGGTGGTGTTTTATTTGATGCCCGCGCAGGGGCCATTTTTGATGAAGTCCTTGGGGGCCGCGCCCGCCAGCACCGGGCTGCTGCTCGGCACTTTTACGCTGGTGGCAGCAGTCACTTCGCTGCTGTACTCGCGTTTTTCGGGCCGCTTCGATCCGCGCCGGGCAGCAGCACTCGGCTTTTTGCTGCTGGCGGCGGGCTGGAGTGTGGTGACGCAGGCCCACAGCATTGCCGCTCTGCTGCCCGCGCTGGTGCTGGGCGGCCTCGGCGGCGGCTTGGTGCTGCCCAACCTCTACACCTGGCTGGCCGACATCACCCCGGCGGCATGGCGCGGGCGCATCGTGGCAGGCATGAGCAGCGCGGTATTTTTGGGCCAGTTTCTCAGTCCGCTGCTGCTGGCTGCGCCCGACACCCACCCCGCGCAGGGTTTCGTGTGGGGTTCGCTGGCGATTGCCTTCGTCGGTGCGGCGTTGCTGGCCCTGAGCTTCACGGGCAGCAAGTTGAAAGCGCCAAATCAAGCGGCCTGA
- a CDS encoding cation diffusion facilitator family transporter gives MPSSPHHAIRTALQSVVVAVLVLGLKSLAYWLTGSVALYSDALESIINVAAAGGAYFALRVSARPADAGHPYGHSKAEYFSAVSEGVLIVLAALSILWTAYPLLFNPREVNAPLLGLLISSGASVINFVWAGVLLRTGKARRSPALVADGRHVMSDVVTSVGVLGGLLLAKLTGWFVLDPLLAALVALNILWSGYGLVRDSVGGLMDAAVDPDTEKRIRQAISLEGEGALEAHDLRTRHAGALTFVEFHLVVPGEMTVEAAHAICDRLEDALQLAVEGVSVTIHVEPQEKAKHQGVLVL, from the coding sequence ATGCCTTCATCCCCCCACCATGCCATTCGCACCGCGCTGCAAAGCGTCGTGGTGGCGGTGTTGGTGCTGGGTCTCAAATCCCTCGCTTACTGGCTGACCGGCAGCGTGGCGCTGTATTCCGACGCCTTGGAGAGCATCATCAACGTGGCGGCGGCGGGCGGGGCCTACTTCGCGCTGCGGGTCAGCGCCCGCCCTGCCGACGCGGGCCATCCTTACGGCCACAGCAAAGCCGAGTATTTTTCGGCAGTGTCCGAGGGCGTGCTGATCGTGCTGGCCGCGCTGAGCATTCTCTGGACGGCCTATCCGCTGCTCTTCAATCCGCGTGAAGTGAACGCGCCGCTGCTGGGCCTGCTCATCAGCTCGGGGGCCAGCGTCATCAACTTTGTCTGGGCAGGCGTGCTGCTGCGAACCGGCAAAGCGCGGCGTTCTCCGGCGCTGGTGGCCGACGGGCGGCACGTGATGTCCGACGTGGTGACGAGCGTGGGCGTGCTGGGCGGCTTGCTGCTGGCCAAACTGACCGGTTGGTTTGTCCTCGATCCGCTCCTCGCCGCACTGGTGGCCCTCAACATTTTGTGGAGCGGCTATGGCCTCGTTCGTGACAGCGTGGGCGGCTTGATGGACGCCGCCGTAGACCCCGACACCGAAAAACGCATTCGGCAGGCCATCAGCTTGGAGGGCGAGGGAGCCTTAGAAGCCCACGACCTGCGCACCCGCCACGCCGGAGCGCTCACCTTCGTGGAGTTTCATCTGGTGGTACCCGGCGAGATGACGGTGGAAGCCGCCCACGCCATCTGCGACCGCTTGGAAGACGCCCTGCAACTGGCGGTGGAAGGCGTGAGCGTCACCATTCACGTGGAGCCGCAGGAAAAAGCCAAGCACCAAGGAGTGCTGGTGCTGTAA